A window of the Cuculus canorus isolate bCucCan1 chromosome 3, bCucCan1.pri, whole genome shotgun sequence genome harbors these coding sequences:
- the INSM1 gene encoding insulinoma-associated protein 1 encodes MAPARLKPAGRAARWGWSRERPPVSFPPTPGRRHRGAKMPRGFLVKRSRRPAPASYRARCCRDAAAASSAPPLPAASPVPFGTPDAAAQALRSPTRPVSRDKYLERGFSLGSPVSAESFPAPAVPGATDPLLLAPAELKLWAAEPPPGGAPAPAPPPAPAAAKRPEPARHKAAKKAKAIRKLTFEDEVTTSPVLGLRIKEGPVEAPVKARGGCARPLGEFICQLCKEEYGDPFALAQHRCSRIVRVEYRCPECDKVFSCPANLASHRRWHKPRPPASKSGAEPGRPEEAAKEASGGSGSERDTPSPGGASEAGSEEGLFECPRCAKRFRRQAYLRKHLLGHPEPPPPAECRLCPVCGETFPSKSSQERHLRLLHAAQVFPCKYCPATFYSSPGLTRHINKCHPSENRQVILLQVPLRPAC; translated from the coding sequence ATGGCCCCGGCCCGCTTAAAgccggcggggcgggcggcgcgctGGGGCTGGAGCCGGGAGCGCCCCCCCGTTTCCTTCCCACCGACCCCAGGGCGCCGCCACCGCGGCGCGAAGATGCCGCGGGGCTTCTTGGTGAAGCGCAGCCGCCGGCCCGCGCCCGCGTCTTACCGGGCTCGCTGCTGCCGCgacgccgccgccgcctcctccgcgccgccgctccccgccgctTCGCCGGTGCCGTTCGGGACGCCCGATGCCGCGGCGCAGGCGCTGCGCAGCCCCACGCGGCCCGTCAGCAGGGACAAGTACCTGGAGCGCGGGTTCAGCCTGGGCTCGCCCGTCTCCGCCGAGTCGTTCCCCGCCCCGGCCGTGCCCGGCGCCACGGACCCGCTGCTCTTGGCCCCCGCCGAGCTCAAGCTGTGGGCGGCCGAGCCGCCCCCCGGCGGAGCCCCggcccccgcgccgccccccgccccggctGCCGCCAAGCGCCCGGAGCCCGCGCGGCACAAAGCCGCCAAGAAGGCGAAGGCGATCCGCAAGCTGACGTTCGAGGACGAGGTGACCACGTCGCCCGTGCTGGGGCTGCGCATCAAGGAGGGCCCCGTGGAGGCGCCGGTGAAGGCGCGGGGCGGGTGCGCGCGGCCGCTGGGCGAGTtcatctgccagctctgcaagGAGGAGTACGGGGACCCCTTCGCGCTGGCGCAGCACCGCTGCTCCCGCATCGTGCGCGTGGAGTACCGCTGCCCCGAGTGCGACAAGGTCTTCTCCTGCCCGGCCAACCTGGCCTCGCACCGCCGCTGGCACAAACCGCGCCCGCCCGCCTCCAAAAGCGGCGCCGAGCCCGGGCGGCCGGAGGAGGCGGCGAAGGAGGCCAGCGGCGGCAGCGGCAGCGAGCGGGACACGCCGAGCCCCGGCGGCGCCTCGGAGGCGGGCTCCGAGGAGGGGCTGTTCGAATGTCCCCGCTGCGCCAAGCGGTTCCGCCGGCAGGCTTACCTGCGCAAGCACCTGCTGGGGCACCCcgagccgccgccgcccgccgagTGCCGCCTCTGCCCGGTGTGCGGGGAGACCTTCCCCAGCAAGAGCAGCCAGGAGCGGCACCTCCGCCTCCTGCACGCCGCACAGGTCTTCCCCTGCAAGTACTGCCCGGCCACCTTCTACAGCTCGCCCGGCCTCACCCGGCACATCAACAAGTGCCACCCGTCCGAGAACAGGCAGGTCATCCTGCTCCAGGTGCCGCTGCGTCCCGCCTGCTAG